In Nitrospirota bacterium, a single genomic region encodes these proteins:
- a CDS encoding PHP domain-containing protein, whose product MLLCDFHIHTTFSDGSLEMRKTIDLFGQAGFDVIAITDHVVNGDNVMGKFARQFNLSIRDDNFDEYLSAIRAEAERAGEKYGMLVVPGVEISKNYISKDESAHLLLLDIKQFVPACMSYDEIFLEAKRQDTLTVACHPHHTPDRGNKDTLYLWNNRDRYAKYIDAWEIANRDDVFNVISLKKYPYIANSDFHKAHHLYSWKTLLNCEKNVESVKNCIRHNKGVAITLFRN is encoded by the coding sequence ATGCTTCTTTGCGATTTTCATATTCACACTACCTTTTCGGACGGTTCGCTGGAGATGAGAAAGACGATCGATCTTTTCGGTCAAGCCGGTTTTGACGTCATCGCCATTACCGACCACGTCGTGAACGGCGATAACGTGATGGGCAAGTTTGCACGTCAGTTCAATCTGTCCATTCGGGACGATAATTTCGATGAATATCTATCCGCAATCCGGGCAGAGGCGGAACGGGCCGGGGAAAAATACGGCATGCTCGTGGTCCCCGGTGTGGAGATCAGCAAAAATTATATATCCAAGGATGAGTCAGCCCACCTTCTTCTTCTGGATATCAAGCAATTCGTTCCGGCCTGCATGAGTTACGACGAGATCTTTCTCGAAGCAAAGCGCCAGGATACCCTGACCGTTGCCTGTCACCCTCACCATACGCCGGACAGGGGGAACAAAGATACGCTCTATCTCTGGAACAACCGCGACCGGTACGCAAAATACATCGATGCCTGGGAGATCGCGAACCGGGACGACGTTTTCAATGTGATCAGCCTGAAGAAATATCCCTATATCGCCAACAGCGATTTTCACAAGGCGCACCACCTCTACTCGTGGAAGACCCTGCTGAACTGCGAAAAGAACGTTGAATCCGTCAAGAACTGCATTCGGCACAATAAAGGAGTCGCGATAACGCTCTTCAGGAATTGA
- a CDS encoding ceramide glucosyltransferase, protein MTIFALCAAISMAGIILYLLQVGATHSLLRKRPKSDARATMDYTPPVSILKPLKGLDDNLFDNLESFCSQDYPEHEILFCLQDFNDPAYKVAKKVRDKYPDRDISLVVERCNVGLNPKVNNLIPAYRKARHPYVLISDSNVLVDRNYLKEIMRHTQDPLVGLVSNPIHGVGGRSLGALFENLHLNSFIMGSVSFLDRFLGMPCVIGKSMLMKKNDLEALGGLAAFKDILAEDFIIGREMQRAGKKVVLSNYLISNVNEYWDIKRFLNRHTRWGKLRWQIGGIKYFSEILANPVFVAVLPVLFTGPSREALSFAAIVGLIKILGDFVMGRRISSWSGEQGVHTPSPFTYFLSPLKDLIIGIVWFVPLLSSTIVWRGNRYVIGKDSRLSPCSETGFRSWGYRITQNIRAGAA, encoded by the coding sequence ATGACCATATTTGCCCTATGTGCGGCGATCTCAATGGCAGGGATCATTCTCTACCTGCTTCAGGTTGGAGCAACTCATTCACTCTTGAGAAAGAGGCCGAAATCAGACGCCCGAGCAACTATGGATTATACCCCGCCGGTATCGATCCTGAAACCCCTTAAGGGACTTGACGACAATCTTTTTGACAACCTCGAAAGCTTTTGCAGCCAGGATTATCCTGAACACGAAATTCTTTTTTGCCTCCAGGACTTCAACGATCCGGCCTACAAAGTAGCAAAAAAAGTTCGGGACAAATACCCCGACCGGGATATTTCCCTTGTCGTTGAGAGGTGCAATGTCGGACTCAATCCGAAAGTAAACAACCTCATCCCAGCCTATCGAAAAGCCCGTCATCCTTACGTGCTCATAAGCGACAGCAATGTCCTGGTGGACAGGAATTACCTGAAGGAGATCATGAGGCATACCCAGGACCCCTTGGTCGGGCTCGTCAGCAACCCCATCCATGGAGTCGGCGGACGCAGTCTCGGCGCACTCTTTGAGAACCTCCATCTCAATTCTTTCATTATGGGAAGCGTCAGCTTCCTCGACCGGTTCCTCGGAATGCCCTGCGTTATTGGAAAGTCCATGCTCATGAAGAAGAACGATCTGGAGGCGCTGGGAGGGCTCGCAGCTTTCAAAGATATCCTCGCGGAGGATTTTATCATCGGCCGGGAGATGCAGCGTGCCGGTAAAAAAGTTGTTCTGTCGAACTATCTGATCAGTAATGTCAATGAATACTGGGACATCAAACGCTTCCTGAACCGCCATACTCGATGGGGAAAGCTCCGATGGCAGATCGGCGGGATCAAATATTTTTCTGAAATTCTTGCCAATCCGGTCTTTGTCGCCGTCCTGCCGGTATTGTTCACGGGGCCGTCGCGAGAGGCTCTCTCCTTTGCTGCCATTGTCGGATTGATCAAGATCCTGGGAGATTTCGTGATGGGAAGAAGGATCTCCTCATGGTCCGGGGAACAGGGAGTGCATACGCCGTCACCGTTTACCTACTTTTTATCTCCCCTCAAGGATCTTATCATCGGCATTGTGTGGTTCGTGCCGCTCCTCAGTTCAACAATAGTCTGGCGCGGTAACCGGTATGTTATCGGGAAAGATTCACGGCTTTCGCCCTGTTCGGAGACCGGATTCAGGTCTTGGGGGTACCGGATCACACAAAACATAAGGGCCGGCGCTGCTTAA
- the pstS gene encoding phosphate ABC transporter substrate-binding protein PstS, which yields MKKVLVLALTAVLALASGVYADEMLNGAGATFPYPVYSAWAHEYNKITGIKLNYQSIGSGGGIKQITERTVDFGASDKPLKPEELAKDNLLQFPAVIGGVVPVINIPGIKAGELRLDSDAVCKIYLGEIKNWNDPKIKEMNPKLNLPASEITVVHRSDGSGTTAIFTDYLSDVCPAWKEKVGAGTSVSWPAGIGGKGNEGVANYVQQQKNSIGYVEFAYAKQNNLSHAILKNLAGTFVEPSFESFENAAATAGFDPTKHFYLWLNNAPGKKAWPIAGATFILLAKEKKDSNMKVVKFYDWAFKNGDSKAKELVYVPLPKSLKAKVEGYWKSNGIQ from the coding sequence ATGAAAAAAGTATTAGTATTAGCACTCACCGCTGTTCTTGCACTAGCATCCGGTGTGTATGCGGACGAGATGCTGAACGGCGCGGGGGCCACATTCCCTTACCCTGTGTATTCCGCGTGGGCGCATGAGTATAACAAGATCACCGGGATAAAACTCAACTACCAGTCCATCGGCTCAGGCGGCGGGATCAAGCAGATCACCGAACGGACAGTGGACTTCGGCGCATCGGACAAACCGCTCAAGCCGGAAGAGCTGGCCAAGGACAATCTGCTCCAGTTCCCGGCAGTCATCGGCGGCGTTGTTCCGGTTATCAATATCCCCGGGATAAAGGCCGGAGAATTGAGACTCGATTCAGACGCAGTTTGCAAGATCTACCTGGGCGAGATCAAAAACTGGAACGATCCGAAGATCAAAGAGATGAATCCTAAGCTCAACCTCCCGGCCAGTGAGATCACCGTGGTCCACCGCTCCGACGGGTCCGGTACGACGGCGATCTTCACGGATTATTTAAGCGATGTGTGCCCTGCCTGGAAGGAAAAGGTCGGCGCCGGAACCTCGGTAAGCTGGCCCGCAGGCATCGGCGGCAAGGGGAACGAAGGTGTGGCCAACTACGTACAGCAGCAGAAGAACTCGATCGGGTACGTGGAATTCGCCTATGCCAAGCAGAACAACCTCAGCCATGCGATCCTTAAGAACCTTGCAGGCACCTTCGTGGAACCGAGCTTTGAGAGCTTCGAGAATGCGGCCGCAACGGCCGGTTTCGATCCAACGAAGCATTTCTACCTCTGGTTGAACAATGCGCCGGGCAAGAAGGCATGGCCCATCGCAGGCGCCACGTTCATCCTTCTCGCCAAGGAGAAAAAAGATTCAAACATGAAGGTGGTAAAATTCTACGACTGGGCGTTCAAGAACGGCGACAGCAAGGCAAAGGAACTGGTCTATGTCCCCCTCCCAAAATCGCTGAAAGCCAAGGTTG